A single window of Ananas comosus cultivar F153 linkage group 24, ASM154086v1, whole genome shotgun sequence DNA harbors:
- the LOC109728495 gene encoding disease resistance protein RPP13-like gives MSENALISYIVNKIGDLFTQEISLIWKVEDDVESLKQELQALKIFLNNMDYKQRQDVGTKNWLSSVRDVAYEAEDLIDTYTLEKRTIYVPKLHEQRGEGSNSSTAAELGHLHPPRRSFAHLSDDVVVGFEHNADLIVERLLHPERRRQVVAITEMGGAGKTTLAAVEGLGGPVLNGEAIFVFGAEEIPDSVR, from the exons atgtCAGAAAATGCCTTAATTTCCTACATAGTGAACAAAATTGGCGACCTATTCACCCAAGAAATTTCTCTAATTTGGAAGGTTGAAGACGATGTTGAATCACTGAAACAAGAACTACAGGCCCTCAAGATCTTCCTCAACAACATGGACTACAAGCAGAGACAAGACGTTGGCACGAAGAATTGGTTGAGCTCCGTTAGAGACGTAGCATATGAAGCAGAGGACTTGATCGACACCTATACGCTCGAGAAGAG AACTATATACGTACCTAAATTGCACGAGCAAAGAGGCGAAGGAAGCAACAGTAGTACAGCTGCAGAGCTAGGTCATTTGCATCCACCGAGACGATCATTTGCACACCTTAGTGATGATGTGGTTGTTGGTTTCGAACATAATGCTGATCTTATAGTGGAGAGGTTGCTTCACCCGGAGAGGCGTCGACAGGTTGTAGCCATCACCGAGATGGGTGGTGCGGGCAAAACCACTCTTGCGGCTGTg GAGGGGCTAGGGGGTCCAGTTCTTAACGGAGAAGCTATATTCGTTTTTGGAGCAGAGGAGATACCTGATAGTGTTCGATGA
- the LOC109728497 gene encoding putative disease resistance protein At1g50180 has product MSEDALISYILNKIDDLFTEKISLIWRVADDVESLKQELQALVIFLNNMDYKQRQDAGTKNWLSSVRDVAYEADDLIDAYTNTLEKRYVPATRIFHSNTLQKDIKQLKSKIREIVERRTIYIPKLHEQRGKGSSSSTAADQGHLHLWRRSFPDLGDDVVVGFEHDANLIVKRLLHSEGRRQVVAITGMGGVGKTTLAAVVYKLFSKAPVRGHAHFAQLKEVDSGGELQNHFDACDWVPAHQDPNIMDLLLIMIDQLGLSEYVEGKEYRRYLIVLDDIWRKEVWDQLKATLPNSSNGSRIIVTTRFKDAAIYHDPGSEPYEMRPLNEDDSWRLFLTKVFPQDQPTCPRELEDLGRQLCRKCAGLPLALVVLGGLDLIKQKHLSLWSKLPDSMNWDLTDNGKQCLEILALSYYDLPYNMKFCFLYLGAFPQGSEISASKLTKLWIGDELIPKEGITLEGTATKYLEELTQRVLELDGFTKNNIPEPHINDMTRLRYLGLRDTNFAMLPISGGIPPHLQTLDIRGTSITELPSEVWTLTKLRHLYLSSVRLLNSQALRSGIPLHNLQTLKIDDYYQNTRNNQLVGCLKLLSSLNTLTLRANEIPQKVFTATSTHAKLHKLKLDGTLQPDELCGIENFAPNITELTLSRSNLQGEPTQTLGQLKNLRILKLRDDACQCENISCSPGSFPNLSYLELSNLCHLALLNIEPGSFPNLMHLSIHRCDNLHVVPNGLDHITTLQVLECKEMPSSFVKEINDWRRTHPTVRVIISDRQPPQDLSPTA; this is encoded by the exons aTGTCGGAAGATGCTTTAATTTCCTACATACTGAACAAAATTGACGACCTATTCACCGaaaaaatttctctaatttgGAGGGTGGCAGACGATGTTGAATCGCTGAAACAAGAACTGCAGGCACTGGTGATCTTTCTCAACAACATGGACTATAAGCAGAGACAAGACGCTGGCACGAAGAATTGGTTGAGCTCCGTTAGAGACGTAGCATATGAAGCAGACGACTTGATCGATGCCTATACCAATACGCTCGAGAAGAGGTACGTTCCTGCCACTAGGATATTTCATTCTAATACACTGCAAAAAGATATCAAGCAGTTAAAATCCAAGATCCGTGAGATTGTCGAACGTAGAACTATATACATACCTAAATTGCACGAGCAAAGAGGCAAAGGAAGCAGCAGTAGTACAGCTGCAGATCAAGGTCATTTGCATCTATGGAGACGGTCATTTCCAGACCTTGGTGATGATGTGGTTGTTGGTTTCGAACATGATGCTAACCTTATAGTGAAGAGGTTGCTTCACTCGGAGGGACGTCGACAGGTTGTAGCCATCACCGGGATGGGTGGTGTAGGCAAAACCACTCTTGCGGCTGtggtttataaattattttctaaagctCCCGTACGCGGTCATGCCCATTTTGCCCAGCTTAAAGAAGTGGACTCCGGAGGTGAGCTTCAAAACCACTTTGATGCTTGTGATTGGGTGCCTGCTCATCAAGATCCCAACATTATGGACCTTTTGTTGATCATGATTGACCAACTAGGCTTAAGCGAATATGTGGAAGGTAAGGAATAT AGGAGATACCTAATAGTGTTGGATGATATTTGGAGGAAAGAAGTATGGGATCAATTAAAAGCAACTCTTCCAAATTCGAGCAATGGAAGTAGAATAATAGTAACAACTCGATTCAAGGATGCTGCCATTTATCATGACCCAGGATCTGAACCCTACGAAATGAGGCCCTTAAACGAGGATGATAGTTGGCGACTTTTCCTTACAAAAGTTTTTCCACAAGACCAACCTACATGCCCAAGAGAACTAGAGGACTTGGGTCGTCAGCTCTGTAGGAAATGTGCTGGTTTGCCTCTTGCTCTGGTGGTACTGGGAGGTCTTGATTTGATAAAACAGAAGCATCTATCGCTGTGGTCGAAATTACCTGATAGTATGAACTGGGATTTGACGGATAATGGGAAACAATGCTTAGAAATCCTTGCTTTGAGCTACTACGACTTGCCTTACaacatgaaattttgttttctttacttgGGAGCTTTCCCACAAGGTTCTGAAATCAGTGCCTCAAAATTGACGAAGTTGTGGATCGGAGACGAACTAATACCAAAAGAAGGTATAACACTAGAGGGTACTGCAACCAAATACTTAGAGGAGTTGACACAAAG AGTGCTCGAACTTGATGGATTTACAAAAAACAACATTCCTGAACCTCATATTAATGATATGACTAGATTAAGATACTTGGGATTGAGAGATACCAATTTTGCGATGTTACCAATTTCTGGAGGGATCCCTCCACATCTGCAAACTCTAGATATAAGAGGTACATCTATCACAGAGTTGCCATCTGAAGTTTGGACGCTTACAAAGCTTCGCCACTTATACTTGAGCTCAGTGCGTTTGCTGAACTCACAAGCATTGAGGTCTGGCATACCACTGCATAATCTTCAAACCCTTAAAATCGATGATTATTATCAAAACACCAGGAACAACCAATTGGTTGGGTGTCTTAAGTTGTTAAGTAGTCTGAACACTCTAACATTACGAGCCAACGAGATCCCTCAAAAGGTTTTTACAGCAACATCAACTCATGCAAAGTTACATAAGTTGAAGTTAGATGGAACATTGCAGCCCGATGAACTCTGCGGTATCGAAAATTTCGCACCTAACATCACCGAGCTCACATTGTCTCGCTCAAACTTGCAAGGAGAGCCAACTCAAACACTAGGGCAGCTAAAAAACCTCAGGATTCTCAAATTGAGAGACGATGCTTGCCAATGTGAGAATATTTCTTGTTCTCCAGGCAGCTTCCCAAATTTATCTTACCTTGAGCTCAGCAACCTATGTCATCTAGCACTGCTCAACATTGAGCCCGGATCCTTTCCAAATCTTATGCACTTGTCTATCCATCGTTGCGACAATCTGCATGTGGTTCCGAATGGTCTGGATCACATCACCACCTTACAAGTTCTAGAATGTAAAGAGATGCCCTCTAGTTTCGTGAAGGAGATTAATGACTGGCGCAGGACGCATCCTACTGTGAGAGTCATCATCTCAGACCGCCAGCCACCGCAAGATCTTTCGCCAACAGCCTAA